A window of Rhinatrema bivittatum chromosome 2, aRhiBiv1.1, whole genome shotgun sequence contains these coding sequences:
- the LOC115084592 gene encoding C-C chemokine receptor type 4-like has product MAEDSVHATTFYYDYDESTSFGQLIFLCDKEDVLQFGVWFLPGFYSLVFTLSLVGNGLVLCVLLKYENMRNATTVFILNLACSDLVFTVSLPFWAVYHSSEWIFGDALCKVLSGAFFIGFYSSIMFLTVMAIDRFLAVVYATTVPRARKAHYAIVTSITIWSFSVVIAIPEFLFSGTTKVHTDGSTLCEHIDFLGKHKLIWSLLQLFLQTVLFFLVPFSIISFCYCRIMKTLIRCRTERKHRALKVIFSITLVFFFCWAPYTVVVVLKALQDFNVHVFTECEVSKKLDYAWYVTRSLAYFHSCFNPVLYSFVGTEFQRRMRSLFLWCGSPEWGTGTDFRPRIFSHSSAHSTRDISIGSNRARISTIV; this is encoded by the coding sequence ATGGCGGAGGATTCTGTGCATGCCACCACTTTTTACTATGATTATGATGAAAGTACATCATTTGGTCAGCTGATTTTTCTTTGTGACAAAGAGGATGTGCTCCAGTTTGGAGTATGGTTCTTACCAGGCTTTTACTCTCTGGTGTTTACTCTGAGCCTGGTTGGAAATGGACTGGTTTTGTGTGTCCTTCTGAAGTATGAAAACATGAGAAATGCCACCACTGTTTTCATTCTTAACCTGGCCTGCTCGGATCTGGTGTTCACCGTCTCGCTTCCCTTCTGGGCCGTGTACCACTCATCAGAATGGATTTTTGGAGACGCCCTGTGCAAGGTATTGAGTGGTGCCTTCTTCATTGGCTTTTACAGCAGCATCATGTTTCTGACGGTTATGGCTATAGACAGGTTCCTGGCAGTCGTGTATGCCACTACTGTTCCTAGGGCAAGAAAAGCTCACTATGCCATTGTGACAAGCATCACCATCTGGAGCTTCAGCGTGGTGATCGCCATTCCTGAATTCCTCTTTTCCGGAACTACGAAGGTCCACACGGATGGAAGTACCCTCTGTGAGCACATTGACTTCCTGGGGAAACATAAGCTGATATGGAGCCTGCTGCAGCTTTTTCTGCAAACTGTTTTATTCTTTCTAGTGCCCTTCAGTATCATCTCATTTTGCTACTGCAGGATCATGAAAACCTTAATCAGGTGCAGAACGGAAAGGAAACACAGGGCTCTGAAAGTGATATTTAGCATTACACTGGTATTCTTTTTCTGCTGGGCCCCTTATACTGTGGTAGTAGTGCTCAAGGCACTGCAGGATTTTAATGTGCATGTTTTCACGGAGTGTGAAGTAAGCAAAAAGCTGGACTATGCCTGGTACGTTACCCGCAGCCTGGCTTATTTCCATTCGTGCTTTAATCCTGTTCTGTATTCTTTCGTCGGGACAGAGTTCCAGAGGCGCATGAGATCTCTCTTCTTATGGTGTGGCTCTCCAGAATGGGGGACGGGCACAGACTTTAGACCCCGGATCTTCTCCCACAGCAGTGCACATTCTACAAGGGATATATCCATAGGAAGCAACAGAGCGAGGATTTCTACAATTGTATGA